From a single Rhinolophus ferrumequinum isolate MPI-CBG mRhiFer1 chromosome 15, mRhiFer1_v1.p, whole genome shotgun sequence genomic region:
- the KLK13 gene encoding kallikrein-13 — translation MWPLAAVIAFQTMALSGGISQYPKILVSNGTNGFLPGGCTCLPHSQPWQVALLVQGRLLCGGVLVDPRWVLTAAHCLKDGYRVYLGKHSLGHAEAGEQVREVLRSIPYPLYQSSPTHLNHDHDIMLLELQSPVQFTRRIRALPLSHDDCLPAGTCCRVSGWGTTTSPQVSYPQTLQCANIQLRSDEECRQDYPGKITPNMLCAGTKEGGKDSCEGDSGGPLICKGKLYGIVSWGDFPCGQPNRPGVYTRVSQYVSWIQETIQNQKTQEQKWTTRPQ, via the exons ATGTGGCCCCTGGCCGCAGTGATCGCCTTCCAGACCATGGCCTTGTCAGGCG GCATCTCTCAGTATCCCAAGATTCTCGTCAGCAATGGAACCAATGGGTTTCTCCCCGGTGGCTGCACCTGCCTCCCCCACTCTCAGCCCTGGCAGGTAGCCCTGCTAGTGCAGGGGCGGCTGCTCTGTGGGGGAGTCCTGGTTGACCCCAGATGGGTCCTCACTGCAGCACACTGTCTGAAGGA TGGATACAGAGTTTACCTGGGCAAGCACTCCCTGGGGCATGCGGAGGCTGGCGAGCAGGTGAGGGAAGTACTCCGCTCTATCCCCTACCCTCTGTACCAGAGCAGCCCCACTCACCTGAATCATGACCACGACATCATGCTTCTGGAGCTGCAGTCCCCAGTCCAGTTCACGAGACGTATCCgtgccctgcccctctcccatGATGACTGCCTCCCCGCTGGTACCTGCTGTCGGGTGTCTGGCTGGGGCACCACCACCAGCCCCCAGG tgAGTTATCCACAAACCTTACAGTGTGCCAACATCCAGCTACGCTCAGATGAGGAGTGTCGTCAGGACTACCCAGGGAAAATCACACCCAACATGCTGTGTGCCGGCACGAAAGAGGGAGGCAAGGACTCCTGTGAG GGTGACTCCGGGGGCCCCCTGATCTGCAAAGGAAAGCTCTATGGCATCGTATCCTGGGGAGACTTCCCATGCGGGCAGCCCAACCGGCCTGGTGTCTACACCCGAGTCTCTCAATATGTTTCATGGATTCAAGAAACAATCCAAAATCAGAAAACCCAGGAGCAGAAATGGACAACGCGCCCACAATAA
- the KLK14 gene encoding kallikrein-14 — protein sequence MFLLLTALQILAVAMAQSQREENKIIGGYTCIQHSQPWQVALLAGPMRRFLCGGALLSDQWVITAAHCARLILWAALGKHNLRRREATEQVLRVARQVPHPQYNSRTHDNDLMLLRLERPARLGRAVRPITVAQTCASPGTSCRVSGWGTTSSPIARYPNSLQCVNISIASDQQCQKAYSGAITDGMVCAGVPQGGKDSCQGDSGGPLVCRGQLQGLVSWGMEHCAQPGYPGVYTNLCKYHDWILQTMQCK from the exons ATGTTCCTCCTGCTAACAGCACTTCAGATCCTGGCTGTAG CCATGGCACAGAGCCAAAGGGAAGAGAACAAGATAATTGGTGGCTATACATGCATCCAGCACTCCCAGCCATGGCAGGTAGCCCTGCTGGCAGGTCCCATGCGTCGTTTCCTCTGTGGAGGGGCCCTGCTGTCAGACCAGTGGGTCATCACCGCTGCTCACTGCGCCCGCCT GATCCTCTGGGCAGCTCTGGGCAAGCACAACCTGAGGAGGCGGGAGGCCACCGAGCAGGTGCTGCGCGTGGCTCGCCAGGTACCGCACCCCCAGTACAACTCCCGGACCCACGATAATGACCTGATGTTGCTGAGGCTGGAGCGGCCTGCTCGGCTGGGGAGGGCAGTGAGGCCCATCACTGTGGCCCAGACTTGTGCCAGCCCAGGGACTTCTTGCCGTGTATCGGGCTGGGGCACCACATCCAGCCCCATCG CCAGGTACCCCAATTCTCTGCAATGTGTGAACATCAGCATCGCCTCTGATCAGCAATGTCAGAAGGCCTATTCTGGAGCCATCACTGACGGCATGGTCTGTGCCGGGGTCCCCCAAGGCGGGAAGGACTCTTGTCAG GGAGACTCTGGGGGACCCCTGGTGTGCAGAGGACAGCTCCAGGGCCTTGTGTCCTGGGGGATGGAGCACTGTGCCCAGCCCGGCTACCCTGGAGTCTACACCAACCTGTGCAAGTACCACGATTGGATCCTGCAAACCATGCAGTGCAAATGA